In Nostoc piscinale CENA21, the genomic stretch GAAGGCTTCGTGACCCGGAGTATCCAAGAAGACAATCTGATGCAGCTTACTGTCATGTTCGATGTCCACATGGTATGCACCGATGTGTTGGGTAATACCGCCAGCTTCTCCAGCTGCGACTTTGGTTTTGCGAATCGAGTCGAGTAGAGTGGTTTTACCGTGGTCTACGTGACCCATAATGGTGACGACAGGCGGACGACGAATCAGATGTTCTAAATCTGCCACGTCAATCATTTCTGTGACTTTCCGCGCTTCTGCTTCTGGTTCGGCGGTTTCGACTTCTACTTCTAACTCTTTACCTACTAAGGTGATGGTGGGAATATCCAAATTTTGGGTGATACTCACCGCCATACCTTTCAGGAACAGGATTTTCACAATCTCTGTATCTGCAACTACCAATTCGTTGGCGAGTTCCTGCACAGTCATCGGGCCTGTCACCACGACTTTGGCTGGGCGATCGCGTTTTGGCTCTGCTTCTTGACGACGGTTCTGTTCACCGCGATTTGAGCTAGTTCTCTTACCTCTAACAGTTGGTGTAGCTACAGATGTGGCTGTTGTTTGGGCTGGCCGCGCGGCTTTTGGTTTTGGCGGACGAGCGATAGAAAGAGTTGCCTGGATGGTAGCCGGAATGTCTAGACCTTCTTCGTCTAGCAAATCATCATCTTCAAAGTCATCATCCAGAATCGGTTTGACCCGCTTGCCTTTGGGGCCACCTTTGCCGGATTTCTCTTTAACTTCGTCAATGATTTCTTCTTCTTGCCATTTTTTGCCACCTTTAGCTAAACGAGGTGGTGTGGGACGTTTTAAGTCTAAGAGTTCTGGAACGACGGGATCATCATCAACTGCGACTTTGCCTGTGGCTGCACCTGTCGGTCGGCTAGGCGGAGTCGCCAAAGATACAGTCGCCGCAGTTTCTGATTGACGCACTGGCCTTTGGGGACGTGGTACATCTCCTGAGCCTGGAGCCGAGGGTCGATTTGTTCGCCCTTCGGCTTTGACAGGCCCTGAGCCTGGGCGACTTTGCTTGGGTGCTGGGGATGAGTCTGAGTGAGACTGGGATGGTTTGCCAGCTTTAGTTGGTTTATTGTTGCTAGTTTGGTCGCGATCGCGCTTCAGTATCGGTTTTTCTGCCGTACTTGACCCACCAACTGCGGGTTTTTCCGCTTCTGGTCTGGCAGGTGGCGCTGATAATTGCGGTTTTTGCGGTTTTTCTGGCCTGGACTTATGCGAAGGCGCTCTTTCTGGTTTTTCTGCTGCTGTGTTTTCTGCTAAGGGCGTATTTGCTTTTTGGGGTGCATCTGTAACAGCAGGTACCTGTGAGTTCTCAGATTGATTCCGGGGTACTGGTCTGGTTGGTGCCGTCGGCTTCATGGATGAGACTGGTGTAGCGAAGGGCCGTGGAGGTGCTGGAGAATTGACTTCAGAAGAAGCTGATTGATTCTGATTAGCAACTGATGCCTCTGGGGCATTGGTGTTAGGATTTCTCAATATTTTGGGTTTACGAATTTCCAAAATTTGTTGTTTGTGTGGTGGTGGTGCAGGTCGGCTATGAGAGCCAGGTTGATGTGAATTTGGTTTTGGGGGGTGTGTTCCTATTTCTCTTTTAGGTGTTCCATTCGTTACTGCCAATTTTTTCGGCAGCCGTCCGGATTCGTTCTGCCTCTGATTCTGAAATTGTGCTGCTATGGCTTTTGACCGCAATATTGAGCTGGTCGCAAATTGCTAATAGCTCTTTGTTATCCAAATTCAATTCCTTTGATAATTCATAAATTCTAACTTTGCCGTTGTTCATCCACTCTTCCCCTTTAATTTACAGTTTTTTGGCGGATGGTTGCCTGGGAGTGCGACATCTCCATCCTTAGATCACTGTTTTTCGGTTGCCCTTGGTAATTTTGCCGGTGCCTCCAATCAGGAAAGAGAGATGTTTCAGGTTAATGTTGGCATCTGTGCCAAATTTGGCTGTTGACTGGCTCCCATAAAAATTTTGTTAATAAAAAAAAATTTATTGGAAGTGGTGATGCCGAATTGCGCCTGATCGCTACCAGGTTGCCATTCTGTAGTTTTTTGTTTTGCTGATTCTGAGTCTTCCACAACACAATCGAGTAAAACTTTCTGGGAGCATTGCTGGGTTCTTTTTTCAAGAGCCGCTCGCAAACTACACCCTTTTACTATTTTGGCATTAACCCCAACAATTGCAGAGGGTGTGTTGGGAGCGCGAGCAGTTCGGCTTTAGACACAATCCTCTGGGGATTACCGCCACCAAGTTTTTCAACCTGATATTTGATTTTGGTGATGACTTGGGGCTAGACGTTGCCACAATGTTTGGTACAGTGTTTCTGGCACTGACACTTGTAGCGATCGCCCTAATCTATTCTTTTTTTTGTGCCGTTTGCAAACAAGTTGCTTGCGGACAAAGATAGGCAGAACGCCCCATGCCCTCATATAATTGTACCTTTCCCGATGGAAAGACGCGGACAATCCGCCAAAAGTCTTGCTTCAAGCCGACTTTGCGGCAACTAATACAACGCCGATAATTCGGTTTCATCAGTTTTTTATAGGCATAAAATCAAACAATTTGGGATTTTGGATTTACCTCCCTAATAAATAATCATGGCTGAACCGGAATTTTAAATTTTTTATTAATTCCATCAGCAAATTATGACTCAGTAGTTTTATAGCAAAGTTCAGCTATTACAGCTAATCTTTTACTAATGCCTCATGTTTTCTCAAGTAATTATTAAAACTCTTACTGAGCTAAATATTAGCAGAACTATAGCCATCGTATTTGCTTTCTCCAGTGCTGGTTGAGGCGGAGATTTGTGGCTAATTCCTATGTAGACTGCTATTTCTCCAGAAAATTAAGAAATTATTCTGTTTCATCTAGCTCAAAAGATTCATCTTCTAATTCTTCTTGATCTTCTGCCTCTAATTCTTCTAATTCGATGTCATCTTCTTCTAATTCGATGTCATCTTCCTCTAGTTCCATTTGTTCTTGTTCTAGTTGAGCTTGGGCGCGGGCGGCTGCAAATTTCGCATCTTCACCTACATGGTCGTACTTGGCTTTATCTTTAATATCAATTTTCCACCCAGTTAAACGAGCTGCGAGGCGGACGTTTTGACCTTCTTTCCCAATTGCCAAGCTCAGTTGGTCTTCGGCTACTAAGACGTGAGTTTGCCGCGTTTCCGGGTCCATCAAGCGGACTTCATCAACTCTGGCTGGACTTAAGGCGTTGGCAATGTATGTGGCTGGGTCGGGCGACCAACGAATTACATCAATTTTTTTCGCCGCGTAATTCATTCACTACTACTTGAATGCGTGATCCCCGTGCGCCAATGCAAGCACCTACTGGGTCAACATCTCGATCTAAGGTGTCTACTGCGATTTTAGTCCGGGGGCCGACATAACGCGATGGTGGATTTGCTTCCCGTGCTACAGCAACTATCCGCACTACTTCATCTTCGATTTCTGGAACTTCGTTGGCAAACAAATAAACCACCAACCAGCATCAGCGCGGGATACTAAAAGTTGTGGCCCCCGTTGTTGCCCTTGGGAAACTTTCTTGAGGTAGACCTTGAAGGTGGCATTGGCGCGATAATTATCGTTTGGTAGCTGTTCTCGCTTGGGTAATTCGGCTTCTACTTCTGGCTGACCAAAAGTGCTGCTAACTGCTAAAATTACAGACTGTCTTTCAAAACGCAGAACTCTGGCTTGCAATACAGTTCCTTCTAAATCTTGGAACTCTTCTTGCACCATTTGGCGTTGTTGATCCCGTAATTTTTGCGCCAGGACTTGTTTAGTTTGCATGGCGGCCATCCGACCAAATTCGCCTTGATCGGGGGTGACATCCAAAACTACAGAATCACCTAATTGAGCTTCGGGCGCGACTTGCTGCACTTCGTCTAAAGAAATTTGATGGTCGGTATTGTTAACTTCTTCAACGATGGTTTTTGTGGAGAGGACGCGAAATCCTTCTTCATCAATATCGAGTTCCACTTCAAAATTGTCAAAGTAATCTTCATCAAATTGCCTGCGTTCTAAATTTTGAGCGCGGCGATAACGTTCATAACCTTTGAGCAGTGCTTCTCTAATGGCTGATTGCACTGCTAACCGTGGTAAATTTCGCTCCCGACTAATACTTTCAATTAATTCTTTTAATCCTGGTAGACTAACCATTGACATAAGCAATCTCCTTTAAAAGTGAGGAAATATGGGAGCCAGCGCCGTGTGGAGGTTTCCTCAGTTGAGGCGCCTGGCGTAGCAGGGAGTAGGAAAAAGCATTAAGGAACAGGGATTAGAGAAAAGATTGACTCTAGTCCCTAGTCCCTAGCCTCTAATCTCTAGACCTTGATCCCTCGTTTATCGGCGTTCGTCTAGTTGCACCCTAGTAATGAGAGAACGAGGAATCTCCACTACCCGACCTTTTTGATTTAAATAAATGTTGGTTTCATCTCGGCGAATCAACTGACCATTCCACTCTGTTTGTCCTTCATGGGGTGGCGAAGTGGAAACAATCACAGGAAATCCTTTAAAGGAGATAAATTCCCGGTCAGTTACCAATTGGCGCGAAATACCTGGACTAGACACCTCCAAGACATAGGCATCTGGAATGATTTCCTCTGCATCTAAGCAGGCTTCTAAAGCGCGGCTCATCCTTTCACAATCATCTAAACCAGTATCTTGCTGGGGATTACGGATGTCTACCCGCAATACTGGTGGACGTTGGTTAGTGTGAAAAACTGCGCCAACGACTTCTAATCCCAGTTGTTCTGCTACTGGTGTCGCCAAGTCGATAATTTGTGGGACTAACGGATGAGTCATGCGAAATTTCAATAAAAAAAAGTGGGCTTCGACCCACTTCCTGCGATAGGGATATCTTCCAAGAAGTCTTGTAACGAACTGATGATAGTTCGCCCTAAATTGAGTGTAGCGCATTTCTCTAAGAGTCAATAGTTAAATGGTCATTTGTTATTAGTCAGTGGTCAAAAGGCAGTTCCGATGAAACCGATTTTCTAGCTAAGTATGAAAGTGGGACTGGTATTTTTACTCAGCACTTAAAACTCAGCACTCAGCACTCAGCACTTTTAAGACAGCCAACTTCATACTTAAGGACTTACGCAAAATTATGAAGAAACTAACTGCAAAGGACGCATAGAGGCGATAGTGGCTTCCCGCAGGGTAGGACACAAAGTTATAAGAATTTGAGAGATTTATTGCGTAAGTCCTATACTTTTTTATCTCTGATTTCGACGATCGCAGTACTTTGCTCAACGATGGGCTGAATGTATGCTTGTGTTCTTAGCTGTCTGGTTTGCTCAACGATGCTTTCTATGTCTTCTTGGGATAGACGTTGCACGTAGTTGAGCTTGATTTCTTCTAAGAAATCAAATAACAAGCTTTGAATTTCGGCTGTTACTTTTTTTTTGCTGTACTTCTGCGCCTAAAGCGTTGGTGAAGCTTTGGGCGAGTTGGGTTGTTAATTTTGCACCTACGGGATCTTGGATAGCACTGACTAAAACGCTGTATAAGCTGGTGGTGATTTGAGTTGCTAATTGTTCGCTGAGTTGGGTTTGGGCTTGTCCAATGCCTGGGAATGTTTGAAGATTGCGGTACAGGGGAACTTGATTGAGTACTGTGTCGATGTTGTGGCGCAAAATTGCCGCTATGTCGGGCTGAATTTTGGGAAAAACTTCATAGACGACAGTTTGGGTTAAAATTCCTGCGATCGCTTCGATTTCATTAACATTATTAATATCAATATAAGGACGTAAGTTTTCTTGTTGGGATATCCAACGGGTAAAATCTCCTTGTTTAATCGAAATTTGAATTTGGTTGATCACCCGTACCACTACAATTTCCGTGAGTTCTTCGGCAAAATTAGCTACAACTGTTTGACTCATTTGGTGCTGCAATGGTTGCAAATTTAATAGTTGCGCTTGGTCGAGACGCACAATTACAGGTATAACTCGCAACCATCGACAAAACGGCATCAGCAGAAATAAATCATACCAACGGTCAAATACTGCATTTAACCAACTAGAACCGGGGTGGCGACGCTTGATGTAAAAGATGCGTGCGAGAAACTCAATCGCAAAGATGGTGACAAATGGTAGGTCAATCAGCCAAAAATAGTCGAGATATTCGCTATTTTCACCGATTTGGCGGTAATAGTTGCTGGCGATTAAAGGACTAATTTTTTGGTTGAAAAAGGTAATTTCTTGATTCCAGCCTTTTTGGGAGAGGTAGGCTTGACTCCAGAAAGTAGCAAAGGACTGCTTGGCGGAATCTTTACCGATGCGATCGCGCATTCGGTTTTTAATTTTTTCCAGAGTCCCACTCTTGCCAACCCCAGCAAATGGGTTACTATCAATCATCTCCACACTCAGATGGCTGAGTTCGTCAAGTTTCGCCTTCGCCTGTGGAGATGTTAAACCTGTCTGGCTCACTTGTTCTTTGAGGGCATCTACTGCTTTTAAATAACTTTGAGTTTCTCTATGGGCGGCGATACCTTTAATTGGATCATAAATTTGAGTTATTTGCGGTAATCTCCGCAGATAAAAATCCCGCCATTGTACATAAGTCAAATCAAACACAACTAAACCTAAGTTGACTGTGGCCACCAGTGCCATCAACCTTTCAAACAAAAGGTTTTTGTGTTTTGGCAAGGTTTGATTAACCATTTTTTTTGTTTTCGATTATACAAGCTTTAAGTATTTAGTTATAACCCAATTAAAGAGTTGAGAAGTAGACATAGAAAATCTAAATACTTCTCTAGCAAGATTGCCAAAAATTTATATTAGTTTTAGTTAATTTTAATTAATCACAAATGATTAAACATTGAGACAAAAGTCTTCAAGAAACGTAAAATGCACCTGTTAATCTCTATATAATGCTGATTTAACTGCAAGGAGTTTGAGATATGTGGTGTGGGTTTAATAAATCCAGCGCGATTATTGCGGCTACTTGCCTTGTAAGCGCCGGTGTCATCATTTCTGACAGTTCCTTTGCTGCCCGTCAACGTAACTATACGCCCCAAGAGTTTAGGGCTGTGTTGCATGGGCTAGGTTACAAAGTTAAAGTCTCCAATACACCTTTAACAGATGAGGAAACCAAAAAAGCAATCCGTGATTTTCAAAAAGGCTACAAGCTTGGTGTTGATGGGATAGCAGGGCCAAAAACTCAAGACTTTGCTGCCAATATTGTGCAGATTCTACAAGCCAATTTAAATGCAGTTCTCAAGCCCAATCCACCTCTTCCCCGCGATCAATTCTTTGGCCCACGCACAGAAGAGTTAATTAAGGAATATCAGAAAAAAAATCAGCTTTCAGAAACCGGAATTGCTGATTTAGCACTCCGTCAGAAGCTAAATGCAGAAGCAAGGGAAGTTATAGGTAAACCTAAACCCCAGCCAACGGCTAAACCAACGGCTAAACCGACAGTTCAACCAAATACAACCTCAACGCCAACACCGACAGCTACGCCAACAGCAACACCAACCGCGTCACCAACTCCCACACCGACGCTAACACCAACACAGACACCAACACCGACAGGAACACCAACACCTTAAATGTTATGGCTGTAGTCAGATAAATTAAGAAATTGCTGATGGCTACAGCTTGATAGACTGAGTGTGAACTCAGCACTCAACACCCAGCACTTAATCTAAGCTTCTTCTAAAGGTCTACCTTTGGGTGTTGGTAAAATTGGACGACGGTCATCATAAGGCATAGGAATATACTGGACAGTTGGCCGTCCTCCCTGGGGTTGGGGATACAAATCCATCAAGTCGTAAATGGAACGGGGTAATCCCACTGTGACAGGTAAGCCCATTTCTGTAGCTTCTTCCACCGTGACAGGATAATCATGAGTCACACGTCCAGTTGTCAAAGCATCGATAATCGGTTCAATATTTTCTGGCTGAACCTTTTGTTTAGGAATGTTATCTTTTAGCAGCGTCCGCACAAAGCGTTGTACTTGTTGAATGGCTTTTTCTGCTTGGTCAGCCATAATTAAAGTCTGGTCATCAATCTCGCTGACGGGTTTATCTTTGACTACCTTTATAATACTGGCTGCGGGGAGGTTTCCTAATTGGGGATCAACAGGCCCTAAAACAGCGTTCGCATCCATAACAATTTCATCAGCAGCCAAAGCCAGCATTGTGCCACCACTCATAGCGTAGTGTGGGACAAAAACTGTCACCTTGGAAGGGTGACGAATTAACGCCCTGGCAATTTGTTCGGTAGCGAGTACCAAACCGCCAGGAGTGTGCAGAATCAAATCAATGGGAACATCAGGGGGTGTGAGGCGAATTGCCCGCAAGATTTGTTCTGAATCTTCAATGGTTATGTAGCGTGATAGAGGAATGCCGAGTAAACTGATGGATTCTTGACGGTGTATTAGTAAAATCACCCGCGTTTTGCGTTCCTGTTGAAATTCTTGTAAGGCGCGAAAACGTCGATATTCTACTTGGCGCTTTTGCCAGAGAGGCTGTAGGGAAGAAAGCAGTAGAAAAATCCAGAATAAATCACCAATACCGAATCCCATAGGTTTGATTGTCCAAAAATAACGGTTATCGTCATTTATTGTGACAATTTTTGATTAATAGCAGGTCTATCTAGGGGTTTATCTCTATTAACAAGGGGTGTAGGGGAGGAAAAAGAGACAGGGAGGACAAGGGAGAAAAGGCTGATGGGTAAGCAAATATTTCCTTGTAGGTTGGGTGGAACGAAGTGAAACCCAACAAATTATCTCAATTCACAACAAAAATCTATCTGGTGGAAATCAAGGTGATTCGGTGTTGGGTTACGGCACAAAGATTAACTCGTTATGCTACAAATATGCAAGCTTGCGCCTCCATACAACCTACGCATAAATCTAACTATAAGAAATCATTTTGTGCCAATAATCTGTGGATTAAAATTTCCAAAAGGATTATAAAAAGGGAAAGCTGCCTTAAATACCTGTTGAAGTTCAGCTTCTACTTCGCTTATTTTAACTCTCAGCTTTTCAACACTGTGTACCCCTAAAGGACGCAATAATTTTTCTGCATATTTAGCACTAGAAGCCTCTAATAAGTACCTTGGTGCTTTATCTAAATATAAATTACTCCAAGGTATCCATTTATCCCATTTACTTGCTTGTGAATACTGTACTTCTGCTCGCATAAATAAGAAACAATCTGCGTCCATAAATTGTTGCATTGGGACAATTGGCGCAAGTTTTCCTTGTTGATGGCGGTCATTTAATAAATCAGCATGAATTAATATTCTATTAGAGTTTAAGCGTCTGTTACGATTGTCTAATAACTTGACATATTGAGAAACATAGATGAAAGAAACTAAACCCGATTCTCTACTATATCTTGAAGGATTGTCAACGTAAATACCACCCCCTTCCAATAACTCCGCAATTAATTCCCATCGGGTTTCTCGAATTAGAAACGAGAAAAAAGATACAAAAAGTTCATGACCTATAAATTTGTAAAAATCGAAATCAATATCTTGATAGCTACCTGAGAAATCGCGTGGAAGATTATAACGTTCTAAAATCAGTTCAAATTGCTTGTATATTTCACGCGCAGCATCTAAGTTATTTACTGTTGCAACTACTTCTGCAAGATGTGCAAACTCTATCGTAAGTTCTGTCGTTTGCTCAATAGATTGTACTAGTAATTCATCGTGTATACCTCCTTTTGTAAAATCTGGCTTAAGTGTGTCAAGCTCATCTCTTAGCCATGTCATGAATCGACGGATTAAGATGGTTTGATTCGGCTGGAACTTTTCAACTGCTATTCTTGCCTGTTCTCCTATGGTTATTGGTTGAATAATTTCTCCAGTATTTTGTAAGTCAATTTCTTCTAAAATATTCCGAAGCGCACCTTCTAATTTTGATTGAAGCTTCTTACGCTCTGTGGAACGATCCTCGCTTTCTTCAGGCATAAAATATGTAATTACCCGCCGCATCCGCAGATCAAATGGTAGTTCTTCTGGCTTTGCAAAAGCAGAATTGAGTACCATAATGACGTTATTCCATCCCAGAGCCTTGATTGCATATCCAAGTTCAAGTAAGACATTAGGATTTGGAGTGAGGCGAGAGGAAGCATTTTGGTTAATGATTGAAACGTCACAGACAAACACTTGAGCCTGTTCAATTTTGCCAAATATTGTATGAGCAATATCGGGTGAACCAGGTACATCTTTTGTGTCACGGTCAATCACTGGCTCTACTTTTATAGAATCATCATTACGTATGGATTTGGCCGCAGCCTCAAGCGCAGTCTCGATAAATCCACGATTCGTTTTGTTAGGTAAGTCTGATTGCCAAGAATAAAATATTTTACAATTCATAGTCTATCTGAATATATTCAACCCCACCCAGGAAAACACCTAGATGGGGGTATCTCGTTACATTATATCTATTTAGCTTTAATGCGCTAACTCAATTGCTCGCTTTGTTAAAGCCTCAGCAGTCAAACCATTAAACGCCATCAACTCACCAGCACTGGCTGTAGTTTCTCCACGCTTCCAGGCGAAGGTATCGCGCTTGCTGTTGCTTCTTAACATAATTGGTTCTAACATCGAAGCCACACCGCCAGTCACACCAATTAGTGCATCACCACCAAATAATTCAGTGAATTTAGCATCATCAATAAAGCCACCATCGGCTTCAGAACAGGTATCCCAAGCCACATCACTAGGACGATATAAACGCCGGGGGTTAATAATAGAAACTATCTTTACCCCGATACCTTCTGTTTCTAAAAATGCTGCCGCTTCAAAGACAGGAATTAATGTCATATCGCCAATAACAGCAAAGACAACTTGCTTGCCGCCAGCAATTTCATGTAATACTATTGCACCATCTTCTAAGCCTTGCTGAGTTTGTTTTAATGTTGTACGAATTGGCAATGGTGACTTACTGGCAGTAATCACAATTCCCTTATTTTTGGTTTGCAATGCCCAGTCATAACAAGCTTGGATACTATTAGCATCGGGCGGGAATACAGGAAATACATTTCCATTCCGCATCATCGAAGCAAAGTAAGCTTCAATTTCTGGACGTTGGTGTGTCCAACCGTTACGACCTTGTTCTAATGCGCCAGCAGTAAATAAGGTAATTGTTGAGGGAGTTTGGCGGCGTAATTCTGCCATTGCTTGGGTGACTGTTTGCCAAATTGGTAAACCGTTGATGGCAAAAGATTCATAAGAACACCACAAACTTCGCGCACCCATTAGTGATAAACCAACGGCTAAACCTGCACAAGCATCTTCACTTAATGGTTCATAAACTTGGCCGTTTGGTGCTTGGTTATATAAGTCGTCGGTTGTGGGGTGAATAATTTTTAATGCTTGGTTTATATTGCCAATTCCTGATGCTTCGTTACCGTCGGCGTTGGTGACGAGGAAATTTTTATCTTTTTGTCCGACGATCCCAACTAATCTTCCCATTGCGGTTGTCGAAACTTTGGGTTCGCCACCAACTGTATATTCTTCTAATGGCAATTCGCCTAAGTCTGGTAATTCTAATTCAAATTCTGTTACTACAGTTTTCGCAGCCGGGCCACCACCAGCGCGTTCAGCATTAGTTCTGACTGTTTGCCAAGCCTCTGGTGATAAGGCGCGTTCTTGCAAAGCACTGATAATGTGCGGTGCATCTAAAGTGTCTTTAGGATATAAGTTGTGAGATTTTGCACCTCTGGCGTGGACTCCTGCGCCTTTTAGTTGCTTAATAATGAATACGGTGAGTTTACCGCTAAGTGCGGAACGTGCGGCTTTATCAACGGCTACGAGTACGGCTTGGGTAAAAGCGAGGCGTTTCTCAAAGGAAAAGGCGGTACTATCAACGTAGTCTCCTGGTTGATTTTGGTCGTCAAATTCTTTGGCATCTACGAGAATGACTTCCTCAAAACCGTTACCTTGCCAGTAGGCTTTCATCTCTTCGTTGGTTTTGAGGGAAACCATACTGTGATGTTCTTGGCTGTAACCATTCCACACCAGCACGGGTAAGAAGTTGGTGACGCTGGGATAGGCGGTGTTGAAGTGTGCCATTGAACTCATAATGTAGGGTTCGCCTAATCCACCATCGCCGAGGGTGAAGGGGAAAAGTTTGTCACGGTGGAGGAGTGCAGCCGCCATTGCAAAGTGTTGCCCTTGTCCCAAAGGCCCGGCGGGTGCGAGAATGCCGGGAATGTAACCGGAGAGGTGTCCTAAAAGTCCGTGTTTTTCGCGGAAGCGATCGCGCAATTGTTGTACTGTAAAAATGCCCATGTCTTCTAAGGAACGATCCAAAAACATGGCACTATAAAATCCAGGGGCGTGGTGTCCGACTTCCGTAATAATATTTTTGTAGCCCAGCATGACTAATGCTGCATA encodes the following:
- the infB gene encoding translation initiation factor IF-2; the protein is MAVTNGTPKREIGTHPPKPNSHQPGSHSRPAPPPHKQQILEIRKPKILRNPNTNAPEASVANQNQSASSEVNSPAPPRPFATPVSSMKPTAPTRPVPRNQSENSQVPAVTDAPQKANTPLAENTAAEKPERAPSHKSRPEKPQKPQLSAPPARPEAEKPAVGGSSTAEKPILKRDRDQTSNNKPTKAGKPSQSHSDSSPAPKQSRPGSGPVKAEGRTNRPSAPGSGDVPRPQRPVRQSETAATVSLATPPSRPTGAATGKVAVDDDPVVPELLDLKRPTPPRLAKGGKKWQEEEIIDEVKEKSGKGGPKGKRVKPILDDDFEDDDLLDEEGLDIPATIQATLSIARPPKPKAARPAQTTATSVATPTVRGKRTSSNRGEQNRRQEAEPKRDRPAKVVVTGPMTVQELANELVVADTEIVKILFLKGMAVSITQNLDIPTITLVGKELEVEVETAEPEAEARKVTEMIDVADLEHLIRRPPVVTIMGHVDHGKTTLLDSIRKTKVAAGEAGGITQHIGAYHVDIEHDSKLHQIVFLDTPGHEAFTAMRARGARVTDIAILVVAADDGVRPQTIEAISHAQAAEVPIVVAINKIDKEGAQPDRVKQELTQYGLTPEEWGGETIMVPVSAIKGENLDTLLEMILLVAEVEELSANPDRLAKGTVIEAHLDKAKGAVATLLIQNGSLHVGDMLVAGSAFGKVRAMVDDRGRRVEAATPSFAVEVLGLSDVPAAGDDFEVFDNEKEARSIAGDRADKQRLSRLLQGRVTLTTLSAQAQEGELKELNLILKGDVQGSVEAIIGSLKQIPQNEVQIRMLLASAGEITQTDIDLAAASNAVIIGFNTTYASGARQAADEAGVDVREYNIIYKLLEDIQGALEGLLEPELVEEALGQCEVRAVFPVGKGAVAGCYVQSGKLLRNCKLRVRRGGKVVYEGVLDSLKRIKDDVREVNAGYECGINVDKFHDWVEGDIIEAYQMVTKRRTLTLTR
- a CDS encoding translation initiation factor IF-2 N-terminal domain-containing protein; translated protein: MNNGKVRIYELSKELNLDNKELLAICDQLNIAVKSHSSTISESEAERIRTAAEKIGSNEWNT
- the rimP gene encoding ribosome maturation factor RimP, whose protein sequence is MTHPLVPQIIDLATPVAEQLGLEVVGAVFHTNQRPPVLRVDIRNPQQDTGLDDCERMSRALEACLDAEEIIPDAYVLEVSSPGISRQLVTDREFISFKGFPVIVSTSPPHEGQTEWNGQLIRRDETNIYLNQKGRVVEIPRSLITRVQLDERR
- a CDS encoding peptidoglycan-binding domain-containing protein; translated protein: MWCGFNKSSAIIAATCLVSAGVIISDSSFAARQRNYTPQEFRAVLHGLGYKVKVSNTPLTDEETKKAIRDFQKGYKLGVDGIAGPKTQDFAANIVQILQANLNAVLKPNPPLPRDQFFGPRTEELIKEYQKKNQLSETGIADLALRQKLNAEAREVIGKPKPQPTAKPTAKPTVQPNTTSTPTPTATPTATPTASPTPTPTLTPTQTPTPTGTPTP
- a CDS encoding SDH family Clp fold serine proteinase, yielding MGFGIGDLFWIFLLLSSLQPLWQKRQVEYRRFRALQEFQQERKTRVILLIHRQESISLLGIPLSRYITIEDSEQILRAIRLTPPDVPIDLILHTPGGLVLATEQIARALIRHPSKVTVFVPHYAMSGGTMLALAADEIVMDANAVLGPVDPQLGNLPAASIIKVVKDKPVSEIDDQTLIMADQAEKAIQQVQRFVRTLLKDNIPKQKVQPENIEPIIDALTTGRVTHDYPVTVEEATEMGLPVTVGLPRSIYDLMDLYPQPQGGRPTVQYIPMPYDDRRPILPTPKGRPLEEA
- a CDS encoding phosphoketolase, whose protein sequence is MTAITPKASSALPDFCEGIQYFGEALPDFATYGATPAIDSDKVAIASPTDTAAVYQTLLAADALRYLTLQITGSKASGHPGGFASQAEAYAALVMLGYKNIITEVGHHAPGFYSAMFLDRSLEDMGIFTVQQLRDRFREKHGLLGHLSGYIPGILAPAGPLGQGQHFAMAAALLHRDKLFPFTLGDGGLGEPYIMSSMAHFNTAYPSVTNFLPVLVWNGYSQEHHSMVSLKTNEEMKAYWQGNGFEEVILVDAKEFDDQNQPGDYVDSTAFSFEKRLAFTQAVLVAVDKAARSALSGKLTVFIIKQLKGAGVHARGAKSHNLYPKDTLDAPHIISALQERALSPEAWQTVRTNAERAGGGPAAKTVVTEFELELPDLGELPLEEYTVGGEPKVSTTAMGRLVGIVGQKDKNFLVTNADGNEASGIGNINQALKIIHPTTDDLYNQAPNGQVYEPLSEDACAGLAVGLSLMGARSLWCSYESFAINGLPIWQTVTQAMAELRRQTPSTITLFTAGALEQGRNGWTHQRPEIEAYFASMMRNGNVFPVFPPDANSIQACYDWALQTKNKGIVITASKSPLPIRTTLKQTQQGLEDGAIVLHEIAGGKQVVFAVIGDMTLIPVFEAAAFLETEGIGVKIVSIINPRRLYRPSDVAWDTCSEADGGFIDDAKFTELFGGDALIGVTGGVASMLEPIMLRSNSKRDTFAWKRGETTASAGELMAFNGLTAEALTKRAIELAH